One stretch of Gambusia affinis linkage group LG05, SWU_Gaff_1.0, whole genome shotgun sequence DNA includes these proteins:
- the LOC122830697 gene encoding uncharacterized protein LOC122830697 yields the protein MRYGVLFHLLLLLPVCSAYTYQNVALRGKATQSSQFKGEPWNAFVGASNAIDGNLNSDLKKGSCTHTETENNPWWRVDLLDSYVVTQVVITNRGDCCGERLNGAAVHIGNSLQKDGTANPLVATISTAAAGSSHSIKLSKRVEGRYVTIIAPGVNRVLHICEVEVYGYRAPTEENVAVYGKASQSTVYPGALAYYAIDGNRAALWSQSSCSATNNDFNPWWRLDLGRTYKVFKIHITNRVEYPTRINGAEIRIGNSLNNNGNNNPRCAVISTIAAGVTETFQCNGMDGRYINVVIHGRKEYLTLCEVEVYASRLD from the exons ATGAGGTACGGCGTTCTGTTTCATTTGCTGCTCCTCCTGCCAGTGTGCTCAGCTTACACTTACC aaaatgtggcTTTACGCGGCAAAGCTACACAGTCTTCTCAGTTCAAAGGGGAGCCGTGGAATGCATTTGTAGGTGCCTCCAATGCTATTGATGGAAACCTAAATTCTGACCTTAAAAAGGGATCTTGCACCCACactgagacagaaaacaaccCCTGGTGGAGAGTGGACCTGCTGGACTCATATGTAGTCACCCAGGTCGTCATCACCAACAGAGGAGACTGCTGTGGAGAGCGACTCAATGGTGCGGCGGTTCACATTGGAAACTCTTTGCAAAAAGATGGCACTGCAAACCCACT GGTTGCTACCATTTCTACTGCTGCAGCTGGAAGCTCTCATTCAATAAAACTTTCTAAGCGTGTGGAAGGACGTTATGTGACCATTATAGCACCTGGTGTGAACAGGGTTCTACATATCTGTGAAGTGGAGGTCTATGGATACCGCGCCCCGACTG aagaaaatgtggCAGTTTATGGAAAAGCTTCACAGTCAACAGTTTATCCTGGAGCCCTTGCCTACTACGCTATTGATGGGAACCGTGCAGCACTGTGGAGCCAGAGTTCCTGCAGTGCCACAAATAATGACTTCAACCCCTGGTGGAGACTGGACCTGGGAAGAACCTATAAAGTGTTCAAAATTCACATAACCAATCGGGTAGAATATCCCACTCGAATTAACGGAGCTGAAATTCGTATTGGAAATTCACTTAACAACAATGGAAATAACAATCCCAG GTGTGCTGTGATCTCAACCATCGCTGCAGGTGTTACTGAAACCTTTCAGTGCAACGGCATGGATGGTCGATACATCAACGTTGTCATACATGGAAGAAAAGAGTATCTCACTCTGTGTGAGGTGGAGGTGTACGCATCGAGACTGGATTAA
- the pkdc gene encoding uncharacterized protein pkdc encodes MKQEYQDLILQTCGASSLHVGAKIQTLWSGYGEVVRLHLEGCGRSSVVVKHIKFPEEAEHPGGWNTDRSHARKVKSYQVETHWYQNYSTNQSCRIPVCLAARSYGDEMLIVLEDLDVEGYDQRRTSIMDKEIRACLSWLAHFHALFLGVTPEGLWPVGTYWHLETRPDELEAMDDVELKAAAGDIDRVLNECHFKTIVHGDAKLANFCFSRSGLEVAAVDFQYVGGGCGMKDVVYFLGSCMDERECGKRVPELLDHYFTELKAFVHKDVNFNALEKEWREMFAFAWTDFNRFLHGWMPGHRKINRYSKELTREVLRKLKQ; translated from the exons ATGAAGCAGGAGTACCAGGAcctcatcctgcagacatgCGGTGCTTCATCGCTGCATGTCGGCGCTAAGATCCAGACTCTGTGGAGCGGTTACGGGGAGGTAGTGCGGCTGCACCTTGAGGGCTGTGGCCGGTCCTCTGTGGTGGTCAAACACATCAAGTTTCCGGAAGAGGCAGAGCACCCGGGCGGCTGGAACACGGATCGCTCCCACGCCCGTAAAGTCAAGTCCTACCAGGTGGAGACCCACTGGTACCAGAACTACTCCACCAATCAGAGCTGCCGCATCCCCGTCTGCCTTGCCGCCCGTTCCTATGGCGACGAGATGCTGATAGTTCTGGAAGATCTGGATGTGGAGGGTTATGACCAAAGAAG aaccaGCATTATGGACAAAGAGATAAGGGCCTGCTTGAGCTGGCTCGCCCACTTCCATGCTCTCTTCCTGGGTGTGACCCCAGAGGGTCTGTGGCCAGTTGGCACCTACTGGCACCTGGAGACCCGGCCGGATGAGCTGGAAGCCATGGACGACGTTGAACTCAAAGCAGCAGCGGGCGACATCGACAGGGTCCTCAACGAGTGTCACTTTAAAACCATCGTTCACGGAGACGCCAAGCTGGCCAACTTCTGCTTCTCAAGGAGCGGACTGGAAGTGGCCGCCGTAGACTTTCAGTATGTGGGCGGTGGCTGTGGGATGAAAGATGTTGTGTATTTTCTCGGTAGCTGCATGGATGAGAGGGAATGTGGCAAACGGGTACCGGAATTGTTGGACCACTATTTCACAGAACTGAAGGCATTTGTTCATAAAGATGTGAACTTTAATGCTCTTGAGAAGGAGTGGAGAGAGATGTTTGCGTTCGCATGGACGGATTTCAATCGTTTTCTCCACGGATGGATGCCGGGTCACCGGAAGATCAACCGGTATAGTAAGGAGCTGACCAGGGAGGTTCTGCGGAAACTGAAGCAGTAA
- the LOC122830695 gene encoding homocysteine-responsive endoplasmic reticulum-resident ubiquitin-like domain member 2 protein isoform X1 gives MHLDYPSFGPSGSPMPRTPSNSSASDPGSSDGSSSSSPASKPNLDSQSASSSCVSSSLPESCDELRHRSGHPSYHPETTNDVPHYPDGAPLQGGLPASIPMQMLWWQQMYARHYYMQYQAAVAALQPPSTPPPSPLSSSPHQPAQPNEAVQPPLGPNPAQDPLQENLPANPVQMNAQGGPVLNDNELNQDWLDWLYTVSRAGVLLSIVYFYSSFSRFVMVVSAMLLIYLHQAQWFPFRPEQQNIREERAGAPPGEVQRQQEMQEMERLMDEGMEDDDSGEEGGGGNEDPVLGAALPEPSILTVAWAFISTFFTSLIPDVQPQLAN, from the exons ATGCATCTGGATTATCCATCTTTTGGTCCCTCAGGCTCGCCAATGCCTCGCACTCCCTCCAACTCCTCTGCTTCTGACCCTGGC agttcagatggcagcagctcctcctcaccTGCCTCAAAGCCAAACCTGGACAGCCAATCAGCCTCTTCCTCTTGTGTCTCATCATCTCTCCCAGAATCTTGCGATGAGTTAAGGCACCGCAGTGGGCATCCCTCCTACCACCCTGAGACAACCAACGATGTCCCCCACTA CCCAGATGGAGCGCCTCTACAAGGCGGCCTTCCTGCCAGCATACCCATGCAGATGCTGTGGTGGCAGCAGATGTACGCTCGCCACTACTACATGCAATA TCAGGCAGCGGTAGCTGCATTACAGCCTCCCAGCACTCCTCCTCCGTCCCCACTTTCCTCATCCCCCCATCAGCCCGCTCAGCCCAATGAAGCTGTGCAGCCTCCGCTGGGCCCGAACCCAGCCCAGGACCCTCTACAAGAGAACCTGCCTGCCAACCCAGTCCAGATGAACGCACAGGGCGGCCCGGTGCTGAACGACAACGAGCTGAACCAGGACTGGCTGGACTGGTTGTACACGGTGTCACGGGCTGGAGTTCTGCTGAGCATCGTTTACTTCTACTCCTCCTTCAGTCGTTTTGTCATGGTGGTCAGCGCCATGCTGCTCATCTATCT GCACCAGGCTCAGTGGTTTCCCTTCAGACCAGAACAGCAGAATATCAGAGAAGAAAGGGCCGGCGCTCCTCCAGGAGAAGTGCAGAGGCAGCAGGAAATGCAGGAAATG GAGCGACTGATGGATGAAGGGATGGAGGATGATGACAGCGgtgaggaaggaggaggaggcaaCGAAGACCCGGTTCTGGGTGCGGCCCTGCCAGAGCCAAGCATCCTCACCGTGGCGTGGGCCTTCATCAGCACCTTCTTCACCTCACTCATCCCTGACGTTCAGCCGCAGCTGGCTAACTAG
- the LOC122830695 gene encoding homocysteine-responsive endoplasmic reticulum-resident ubiquitin-like domain member 2 protein isoform X2 has translation MFLQSSDGSSSSSPASKPNLDSQSASSSCVSSSLPESCDELRHRSGHPSYHPETTNDVPHYPDGAPLQGGLPASIPMQMLWWQQMYARHYYMQYQAAVAALQPPSTPPPSPLSSSPHQPAQPNEAVQPPLGPNPAQDPLQENLPANPVQMNAQGGPVLNDNELNQDWLDWLYTVSRAGVLLSIVYFYSSFSRFVMVVSAMLLIYLHQAQWFPFRPEQQNIREERAGAPPGEVQRQQEMQEMERLMDEGMEDDDSGEEGGGGNEDPVLGAALPEPSILTVAWAFISTFFTSLIPDVQPQLAN, from the exons atgtttttgcagagttcagatggcagcagctcctcctcaccTGCCTCAAAGCCAAACCTGGACAGCCAATCAGCCTCTTCCTCTTGTGTCTCATCATCTCTCCCAGAATCTTGCGATGAGTTAAGGCACCGCAGTGGGCATCCCTCCTACCACCCTGAGACAACCAACGATGTCCCCCACTA CCCAGATGGAGCGCCTCTACAAGGCGGCCTTCCTGCCAGCATACCCATGCAGATGCTGTGGTGGCAGCAGATGTACGCTCGCCACTACTACATGCAATA TCAGGCAGCGGTAGCTGCATTACAGCCTCCCAGCACTCCTCCTCCGTCCCCACTTTCCTCATCCCCCCATCAGCCCGCTCAGCCCAATGAAGCTGTGCAGCCTCCGCTGGGCCCGAACCCAGCCCAGGACCCTCTACAAGAGAACCTGCCTGCCAACCCAGTCCAGATGAACGCACAGGGCGGCCCGGTGCTGAACGACAACGAGCTGAACCAGGACTGGCTGGACTGGTTGTACACGGTGTCACGGGCTGGAGTTCTGCTGAGCATCGTTTACTTCTACTCCTCCTTCAGTCGTTTTGTCATGGTGGTCAGCGCCATGCTGCTCATCTATCT GCACCAGGCTCAGTGGTTTCCCTTCAGACCAGAACAGCAGAATATCAGAGAAGAAAGGGCCGGCGCTCCTCCAGGAGAAGTGCAGAGGCAGCAGGAAATGCAGGAAATG GAGCGACTGATGGATGAAGGGATGGAGGATGATGACAGCGgtgaggaaggaggaggaggcaaCGAAGACCCGGTTCTGGGTGCGGCCCTGCCAGAGCCAAGCATCCTCACCGTGGCGTGGGCCTTCATCAGCACCTTCTTCACCTCACTCATCCCTGACGTTCAGCCGCAGCTGGCTAACTAG